GAAACTGTTGAGCAGTGAATGGTGCCTCAACAATGAGCAGCtcttcaaattcattttaactcaactacagaaacagaacaggcAAAAGAATCAAACAGCAGACTTCTCTCCCACTAAATGTTTGATTTAGGATTTTGATTCTGTGTAATTCTGTTAATTATACACAGTATGCAATAACTAGAGATTTTTGTTGCAGAGGTTTTAAGTAATTTACCTCAGAATAGATATAAAACTAGTATCTAGTAAATTTAACCTTATTGTCTGCAACACACAGCTCAGATGGTTTAGAAACATGAAAccaataaataagtaaaatctATACAGTTTCTCAGGCCTGGAGTTACTTACAGTGGAAGTGACAGACTTGGCTGTGCCAGACTTCTGAAAACGAAGCTTGAAGCCATATTCCCCAGGGTAGTCGGATGTAACCGGGACGGTGGAGGCCGGAGGAGTAGCATCATCTTTAGCTGACACCTCTAGGGGTAGGTCAAAGATTTTCTCATCAAACTGAGTCAGTGTAGAACAATGCAGCTGTAAAGGAGAAATGAGAGTCAGTCTACCTCCATGACTAAAGAAGTTCATCAGATaaatactgactgactgattattTACCACCAAACTTCCATCTGTAACTatttaatttcatgttattAACCCTGACATGCTTACCATCATGAACGCTTGTCCATCTGCCTTCCACGCCTCAGAACACTCAGTTGCAGTTGGGATTGTGGAGATGGAAGGAGTCGcgctgcaaaaacacacaaactgcttaATTTGGATTTCTCTCAGttaacagacatttttaaaaatgtcatctaACAACTTACACATTGTCCCACAAGTCCCTGAATGAGTCCTGGCTGAACTGCAGGTCCTGGCTGAATGGTAGGTCCTGACCCAACTGCAGACTGTCATTATTTTGCTCTTCCATCATAATTTCCCTCCTTTCCAGACAGAGAAACTGAGGAAGAGCCTGGATGAAGACAGACAAAGATAAGCTACAACTCAATCAAAATGTCCATTTGACTGTGTCCAAGTTAACCAAGTAATGCAGGGCTAACATTTTATGTGCGATAATTACTTTTCCTCATCAAATTGTCTACTTTTGTAACATATCCAAAACCATGTCTTCAGACGGGACGTTTAGTGGTGGTCCAAAGACTGAAATTATTTGATTTAcagtgaaatgaataaaatcacattcacacctgaCAAACTACAAACAAGGCTGAATGTAGATTATACTAACTTTTAATaatccaaaacaacaaaccGAGAACAGACTTAAAACTGCGAACAATaataaatgaacataaatgaAGTCATGCATGTTTAACTTCGGCTGCTGCCTGAAGACAAAATGCGactcaacttaaaaaaaaaaaaaaaaaaaaaaatttaggcCTTTGTGACTTTCTGagtaatgctaatgctaacgcaGCATGTTAAAATACAACATTACATATTCACACCTGCaacagtttaaaaatgaaacctgtTGTTTGGGATCACAGCATCAAAACAAAGAGCACGAAAACACCAGGCTGGcgttagctaacattagctgccGTCGACGAGAGGCCCACACGACCTGAATAAAGTCGGCGTTTTCAAAATAAGCCCACGAATACAACGTGATTTTGAGGCAAAAcatgagaacatgcaaacaacCCTCGGTGGTGTAAACAAAAGCTCAGTTTGTCGATTCAACACGCCACCTTAACTGTTTTTAGACTAGCTAGCTTGACGTTAGCTTAATCGGCTAATTACGTTAGCGCAACGTTTTAACTTTCTCCCATCAAACACGTCTCCGGCGCTCGTCTATTTACGCCGATAAGCGGCATGTGAGCACACAGATACCTTGTTATCCTGATACAGCCGTTCAACACGTAGGTGTGCACAGGGGTCGATTAGTAAAACgctaaatgtttttgaaataatCAGAACACGTTGTCGCGGGGATTCCCACAGAGGAAAGCGGGGCGGGGCCGCTTTTTTTAACTCAGCGCAGCGTCCAATCAGAGCGCTCTGCTCGCTGACGCAATACCGCAAAAGTCTTCTGCTGCTTTCATAACTATCGGAAATATCATGACTGAGACCTACCGAACAAAACAACGGTGTAATCGCTTAAATCTAATCTTACATATGTTTATcatgtaaaacacaataaacgTTTTCCCAAAATTTAAATTGATAACACAAACACCCATTTTCATGTTGATGATATGTAGGATACAATAATACATATGTTTGTCAGCACTGATATCAGAATAATCCTGAAATAATATTAACTTGAATAACTGACTTTTCCAGTCTGTTCAGACTGTGATTGTATTAGTCTTAGCCATTTCTGGAGCTACAATTCacattaactttatttatattttaagaaatttattattaatatcatgTTAATATGTGGGGTGGAGCTACCATATGACCCTGCCTCTTTCGTCTTCCAGGGACGTCAAAGGTCAACCCTGAAGCAGTGTCTGTCATGCCATCAGGGTCAGCATTTGACTTAAGAACTGTCCGTGatgttttctcctcctgtgtCAGTCCTACTTTTGTGCCATAGAAGTGTCAAACTGCCCTGATTGTTTTCCAACCAGCACTATTATCATAAtatctgattgactgaacacacctgatccaggtaatcagcagtgggtagggcaatGATAGATTGagaacaagcaggacagtggccctcgaggatTGGAGGTTGACACCCCTGCAGTGTGGAttgtgtttaaagtttaaatctGTTTGTTTCACACTTTAACACTCTTTAATGAATCCACAGTCTTCTCCATCAGGCTGCGTAACATCACCTCCCATCACCCTTTAAATGTCCCACCGCTGATTTGATAGATGTCCACACTGCTGAAGACCAGAGCCACAAAGAAACACCGAGCAGGATCTCCCTTGGGTTGCTTCAGTCGTGCCACATGTGCCACATCACCGGCCTTCCCTCCTGAACTGAGGTCACATCCAATGACTATGCATTGAATGTTGGCTCTCATACATCTCTCAGAGTGCATGGCGGTTATTGGTACCACTTGGTGGGGCTATGTGGCTGTTTGACCTTTGAGTGAAGGCTGATAGTGCCACACAGTACTCTGTGAACCCGATCCTGAGTGAACTACATATTGATACAATAGGAAGAGCCGCCAGAAGAAACCAGGCCAGAGTAAAAAATAGTACTTGTGtgattgattttgtttctttaatggtTCAGCAGAAGGCTTGGTAAATCTGACGCTGtgtgtaatttaatattttctcgTAGTGTGCATTTCATAACATGACAGCATGAGGGGTGGGTGTTTTGAAACCTTTCCAGTGGTTACCAAGGCCACGGGGATACAGTCCAAGATAACTGCAGTCATATGACAGAGAGCTTCATACATAACTTTTTATATCTCTCTATCTTTCTATTCTGAAGCCAATCCATCTTTTAAACAATGATTAGTTTAATTGTCCTTCCCTTTGTTTAAGCCTGGCAATCTTTCTGCATGTTACATAACAGTTTGTGCTTTTTAATCAGCCTGATGATCTGACACTTTActcactcccattataaaacaTAATCCTCCTCATTTGCGACTAGTGGATTTGAACACATGAACGCAGCATTTTTCTCACTGGAGTCACATGCATTTGGTCCAAATGTTGTTGTCTATCACACTCTGACGCTGACAATTCAGTGCTGCACCTGGTACCTATCACACTACTCAGTTTACTGAAGCATGATTTTGAATCTGATTGACCACATGTATGACAACCAAAGGCCCCTTTTCTACATCACTAGGGTGAGTAACAGCAGCCAGTCACATgttgtgtgtgactttgtgtttcagataacagaaaaacacacaccagcttCCAGTTTGGGGACAGCTCAAGTGACATTGTTTGATGTAAAATAACATTGAACATGTGTTATTGGCTAAAGTTTTTTGTATGAGGCGAGGTATCtcagctcctcttcctctgtatGCATGTACGTGTTTGGAAATACAACATTGTCTTGTATGTCTGTCTCCGGTTGCGTGCATGAACTCTTAAACTATGTCACTAAGGGCTCTATGCCACTGTTCTGATGGTGTAAAGTTTCTCTGCATTTAGtcagtcacacactcacatgacTGTGCTGGAGGCCCCCTGGCTTTGGAAGACAGGTGTTAGGTTGTCCGACTCTTTCTCAATGTGCGTACGAGAGCAGCAAAAGGCAAAGGCAGCCTCTCCAAGGAGAGAGTGGTGTGATGTGGGAGGTGTTTCTGACTGATGTACAGCTGATATTTTTTTCCGCTGAGCTCTCTGACAGATATGCACTTTTCCCTCCCAATGCACCACTCCCACAACACACCCCCCTAATCtccgcctcagacacaccggGACTCTGTCTCACACCTACTCTGCTAACTCAGCCCAAATTTAGGGTCCACCTGTTGCCTGATGGGGGAGGATTAAGCTTTGTTGTCTGGAACAGCGGGTGGAGGGGTTGGTGGGTTGTTGGCACAGTACTGGTTGTGGTGCGTGACCTCTTTGGCATGTGATCTGAAATAGAAAGGGATTTATGGCTGTTAGTATGACAGACAATGGCAAGCCAGGCATCAAAGACAAACCCCCATTTGCAGCCCATGAAAAATGTTGAGTCACGGAGGTGGACTCTTGGGTCGGTCTCAGATCCATTACCCGTGCAACCATGTGGACATTATTTTCCACCTTCAATAGATGATGCTTTGAATATTTAAAGACCAAAAATCTTATTACTTAACTTCAAATGCTAATCTTGCACTTGCTTAAAAATTAGATGCATCCCATAGCTGTACTTGCAGCTCTGGTTGAGTTTTGTTTTGCCAAACAGCTCATAGATCTGGGCCTTGAGACCAAATTTGGCCATCAGCAAACCTCAGGCTCAGCTGCTGGTTAAAGACTGTTGATTTAAGCAGGAATCTTAAAATGTAATCACACCTCTCTCACTTCTGTGCTTCAACCTTTGCAGATTGTAACAGAAACCAGACCCTCCTGTCTGTGAGGTCCCACCAGTCTTCTGTTGTAAAACATGGTTTTCTTCCTGTACATATGCTCTTTCCGCTCCCTCCTTCAGCCAATGGTTGTTAAGGTCAAGAAAGTTTCCTTCATGCCTCTCCACCCCTGTTGCAGAACCTCAAGATATGAGACCAGGGGGGCCTCCGTGGAAGTTTGCCACCCACCCCCCAACCCCCAACCCCACCCCTCGAATACGGAAAGAGTTGTGCACGGGTATCCAAGCAGGACTGACACAACACAAGCTCCAAAGAGGGGAGGACACTCTGCAGGACAGGACGCACCAGACTAATCACCCTGGGCTTCTCTTTTGGATTTTACTTTTCCGCCCAGTTTTGGTGTTAAAGTGTTCAAAGTTAAACTTGGGACTTGTAGTCCTTTTGGTGGAGCTTCACTTGTCTCTTATTTGGCAACAGACGCATTTGTCACCGACTGCTACTGGGTGCCAGGAGCTGCCAAAATCATGCCGGCCGGGTTTCAGCAGCTCGGAGGGGAggtatattcatttttttattcttgggCACTTTTCAAAGTTTAGAAATGTGGTTGTTCTTTTTGTAGTCGCAAATATGACGCGCTGAAGTGTGTAGTTTAGAAACTTGACTGTACGGTGCGTATTTTCTGAAGAGATTTTACGCACAGGTATATGTCCGACATTCACAAAACCTGTAAGTGACATTGTATGTTTTGCGAAACCAAATCGCAGGGTCCCTCTTATAATCCAAGAAAAACTCGCAACCTCCTTGACTGGTCgggcaaaatgaaaaatatacatattataaCACAGGATTAATTTGTGCAATTTGTCGTATTTCTCCctgaaatgtaatatttcacttttaataTATTCGTTGGAAATACGAAGATAATCGCCTGTACCGTTCATTATGATGGCATTTGAAAATAACAATCTTTCATGTAATCGTCCCTGCAACAACTTATACACATTAATATCGTTGCTATCTCAGTTTCAAAGGACATAACATTTGCCCTGATCTCAAGGAGATTTGGTCCATATTAGAGGTCAGAGCTCAGTCTGATTCTGTATTTCtatgaaaaatcattttaaggTCAAATGCAAATGAATCCCTCAAGCACAGAAAAGGGGCAATTGCACTGAGTTCAACCTGTTAATACATGGCAGGTTTTAGGTTATTAGGGTCTCACAGTAAGATCTAGTCAAAGCCTGAAAACTGCATTGATTAAGCTGCACAGATTGATAAACAGATGATAAAATGTTTCTTGTGTTAATACTGGCAGATTTGTCCCAGATCATTGAAAAATCAATGAGTGTCTGAATATTTAGCTGTTAGATGTTAATGAAGCGGAGTTCACTTGAAGTTCAACAGGGCATAACTTGTTGCTTCTGGTGTTTTACCTCCTCTGCAAggacacgtgcacacacatacacattggCAAACACTCAGGcttttgttgtggtttatgAACACTGAACAGCACTTCCCTACAGACTCACAGCAAGGTCAAGACAAAgtgtcacagacacacaccaccttATGAAAACTTTCCACAggataaaatagaaaacaatcaaataaatgaaaatgtcaaaagaaaagaaaatcagcaaatCTCCATATTTTCCTGTTGTGGAGTTAGGGGTCTAGCGATGAGCTCGTCCTTAACTAATCTGCCATTTGTAAAACTTTAACACGTTTTGCTGGAGGAGAAGAGCAAGGTCATCTTGTCTGTCACCGTGGAGACAGGTGCCAGTGGCCTGATGGGAAACTGGAGAGAAGCTAAAGTTCAGGCATCAAGAGTAAAGTAGCCTGTGAAGTCATGGGCACCACAGAAGAGATTGTCTCTCATCAGGATCACAGCTATATATAGTTGAGGAGGGCGTgcatgtgagtgcatgtgtgcgtgtccACTCAAGCTCTCTCTCTTATTATTGGTCATAATTACCTGCACAAAAACATCTCTTAGCATCACTCACTGTCCTAAATACAGTTTGCCTCTTTAAgtatgtttctttgtgtgtgtgtgtgtgtgtgtgttgcaggcaGTGACTGGAACCCTTGCCCTCTCTGTCTTCACTGCTGTACTGGGATCTCTGGAGTTTGGATACAACATTGGTGTCATTAATGCACCTCAGAAGGTAAAACCTGAGCACCACAGCAGTAGGATGATGTTCCAGACCAGCCAATAAACATCCCAATGAACAATTCTGTGAAGTGATTAAGTAACATGCAGATTAGCATTTAACCATATTAAGCTGTTTCTGATTATTCCCTGAGTTTACCAGGCAGTGTGTCTGACGCCACCTCATCCTGTCATGCTGCCtcaaaaactgacagaaactcAATGTTAAGGAGGGAGAAAGTCCCAAACACGTGACTTTGTAAAGTAATTTGATACAAAGGAGGAAACTGCATATGTGTCAACACAACAACTGCACACACAACAGTGCTAAAACATGTCTGGCTGTGGTGAATTGGCTTGTTCTGTTTAGAAACTACTTAACGTACACCACATCTGGCCACTGCATGTGAGCAATGTACTGCATGATAACACCACCACATGAGAGCAGTGTTATAATCGACCCAGGGTCTGTCAGCTGAGGTGAGTCTGGCTCAGTTTGAACCATGAGTTCCACTTCCTAGTGAACGTATCTGAtcatttctctgctctgtgtctCGTTCAGATTATTGAGGAGAACTACAACGCTACATGGATGCACCGGTATGACGAGCCCATTCCTGCAGGGACCCTCACGTCGCTGTGGTCTCTGTCTGTAGCCATTTTCTCCATCGGGGGCATGCTCTCTTCTTTCTGCGTGGGCTTCATCTCCGAGTGGCTGGGCAGGTAGGGGAACTCGAGGCTTTTAGCTGATGCTCTGATACTACAGCTGAAACACATTCCACAGTGTCAAATTTCACAGGAATTGATCAAGTCTTTAAGACAAAGGAGGTTGTGAAAGCAATTGGAGGAGGtatagataaaaataaacatttgtgcCACAAACATTGACTGGTTTGTTGAGGATGTTCCTGCTGTAACCTGAGCTGGGATGCAAATTGTACTGTGGCCCACAGCTTTGAGTGAGTGACAGGTAGGGTGCAGAGGAGTGGGGGGTGGTAGCTGTCGGTCATAATCAGTCCTCCtaaaaaaagcagcagtcccTGGCGTCGCTGGTAAAGAGAAGCTACTGTGACCTCAACATTCAGACAAAGTGATTTAGATGCAACTGAAGTCTCCTGTGAGCACGCATACGTCTTATTGTATGAAGGGTGAGACACACTGGACTGGGAAAATGACGGATGTGACAGGTGGAGCAGTGCAGCACTCTGCAGAATAGGAAACCCCCCGCTCCACTTAGACAAATTCAAACAGCATTTTGAGGCTTCACAAGTGGGAGTCAAACATACAAAAGTGTGATGTGAAAACTGGAAGCTGCTGTGGCCATATCCTGAGTTTACTAGTCTTAGTCAGGGATTGAGCAACTAACAGCCTCCAGTGTTTTGTAAGACACTGCCCTCTGGAGGCTGAATATCACAAGCTTCTGTAGagcaaagtgtttttgtgttcaatatatattcattttcagacatttttaacGTCAAAGTCACCACTCATCAGTTTGTAAATGCACTGTGTTGCCCAGTCTGAGGTCATGTTAATATTCCTGGTGATAAACGAAGACATGTGTTTGACATGTAATGCCCTTTTATGGCTGTCATCAAAAATCCCTCACTTCTCCTTCCTTACTCCTGTCCCTGTCTTGGACTAAGGGACATGTAGGTTTTATTCAGAGAGgttttcaaactaaaaacatgTAACACCTGACAACTGAATTGCCACTAAGATGACTGTGTTTTCCAGGAGGAAAGCCATGCTCGTAAACAACTTGTTTGCCTTCATTGGTGGAAGTCTGATGGGGATGTCCAAGCTCTGTCACTCCTTCGAAATGATGATCCTCGGACGAATGGTCATCGGCGCCTACTGTGGTGAGCGCTCTTATCAGCTCTCTTTCCTTACgtcttctttcattttattttgaaattgcaggaaattcacagaaatgtgtttgaaatgtgattCTGCTTAAATGATTTAGCTGTAAGTCTCTCATCCAGCTTGTCCCTTCTGCAGGGTTGGCATCAGGCTTGACACCAATGTATGTGGGTGAGATTGCTCCAACGAGTCTTCGAGGGGCATTGGGCACATTGCATCAGCTGGCTATAGTCACTGGTATTCTCATAGCGCAGGTACCATGGCACACTGTGATCCTGATGCTTCAGTTTTTGGCATCTTTAAGTTTTAAAACCTTATCCCGTTCTCTCCTTGTGCAGATCCTCGGTCTGGAGTCATTACTGGGCAATGAGCAGCTGTGGCCTGTGCTGCTGGGTGTAACAATCGTGCCCACTGTCCTTCAGATGGCTCTGCTGCCCTTCTGCCCTGAGAGCCCCCGATTCCTCTACATCGTGCGCTGCCAGGAGCACCAAGCCAAAAGTGGTGAGTGAAGTATTTAGTCCTCACTACCAAAGGTCCAAAGCTGAAAGagccaaaaatgaaaacatctccTTCCTCTTTGCAGGCCTGAGGAGGCTGACAGGCAGGCTGGAGGTGGGCGACATGCTGgcagagatgaaggaggagaagcGGAGGATGGACATGGAGAGGAAGGTGTCCATCCTGGAGCTCTTTCGCTCTTCGCTGTACCGGCAGCCCATCATCATCGCcatcctgctgcagctctcCCAGCAGTTATCTGGGATCAATGCAGTGAGTGGAGGATTGCTTTAAGCACTGCACTACCACGAGCATCATTATATTTTTGTATCAGTACACCTTACATTAAGtcctaaaaacaaaagctttcaAAAACAGGACTCTAGTGCACTACAGTGTTGATTTAATATATCTCTTTTTGCCCCTCTGGCCAGATTTTCTACTACTCCACCAATATCTTCATGAAGGCAGGAGTCCAGAGTCCAGTCTATGCCACCATAGGAGCTGGTGTGGTGAACTGTGCCTTCACTGTGGTCTCAGTGAGTAATCAAACCAACGTGTCTTCAGTTGAGCTTTTTGATGTGctcttcgttttttttttttttacagagaatataattttatgtttacaatccttttttaatgtaacaagATGCATGTACCAAATTTGTTTCTCTATTACTGGTTAACATTGTTATCGAAGAACAAATAAGATAACGGAGCAGGCTGGCCCCCACTGTTCTTGTGCCCACCTCACAAACACGTCTGAATCCAAATACATTGAGTTTGGTTTGGCAGGTCAGTATGTTTCAATGacatgaaatgtcaaaaaaacatGTTAGCAGCCATGGCTTTAACCACGAAACAGTGGCCCTGTTAGGATTTCCATAGATTTAGCTGCAGGCTACTGAAGATAACAGCCTCTCTACCTTCTTATCATTGACAGCTCTTCCTGGTAGAGAGGATGGGTCGACGGACACTCCACATGCTGGGACTGGGAGGAATGTGCATCTGTGCCATCATCATGACCACAGCTCTTGCTCTATTGGTCAGTATCCCAGAGGTGCAAACATCCATGAGCCATGAAATATACAGGATTCCCTCTGCAACCCTCTTCTCTTGCATCTGACAGGAGAGCGTGCCTTGGATGAGCTACATCAGCATGCTGTCCATCTTTGGGTTTGTGGCCTTCTTTGAGGTCGGTCCAGGTCCTATCCCCTGGTTCTTTGTAGCTGAGCTGTTCTCTCAAGGTCCAAGGCCGGCTGCCATGGCTGTGGCCGGCTGCTCCAACTGGACAGCCAACTTCATCATCGGAATGTGTTTCCAATATGTTGCTGTGAGTATTTTGTTCAAAAAGATGTTATGGGTGTCTTGAAGAATAAGAAAAGTATCccaatgctgtttttttttttaagtgtagCTTTAGCCTTTCTCTGCAGATATTTAAAGTCTGCTCTTCCTCAATTTAATCTGAACTTCCTCCCTTGATTCCCCCAGGACCTGAGCGGGCCATATGTCTTCCTCATC
The window above is part of the Mastacembelus armatus chromosome 18, fMasArm1.2, whole genome shotgun sequence genome. Proteins encoded here:
- the LOC113123632 gene encoding solute carrier family 2, facilitated glucose transporter member 4, with protein sequence MPAGFQQLGGEAVTGTLALSVFTAVLGSLEFGYNIGVINAPQKIIEENYNATWMHRYDEPIPAGTLTSLWSLSVAIFSIGGMLSSFCVGFISEWLGRRKAMLVNNLFAFIGGSLMGMSKLCHSFEMMILGRMVIGAYCGLASGLTPMYVGEIAPTSLRGALGTLHQLAIVTGILIAQILGLESLLGNEQLWPVLLGVTIVPTVLQMALLPFCPESPRFLYIVRCQEHQAKSGLRRLTGRLEVGDMLAEMKEEKRRMDMERKVSILELFRSSLYRQPIIIAILLQLSQQLSGINAIFYYSTNIFMKAGVQSPVYATIGAGVVNCAFTVVSLFLVERMGRRTLHMLGLGGMCICAIIMTTALALLESVPWMSYISMLSIFGFVAFFEVGPGPIPWFFVAELFSQGPRPAAMAVAGCSNWTANFIIGMCFQYVADLSGPYVFLIFAALLLFFLIFTFFRVPETRGKTFDQIAANFHQHSAGGMMDMDMDLDKPSTELDYLGEESIN